In a genomic window of Mercenaria mercenaria strain notata chromosome 19, MADL_Memer_1, whole genome shotgun sequence:
- the LOC123542982 gene encoding von Willebrand factor D and EGF domain-containing protein-like has translation MGPSNISENLILKEEQFQNLQLGFNVMCGYTVVNGTGHINETVKISSEVVSTSFYAGFEVINKNIEVTKGLSTIVEVKQTVPIGCTYNENDTDICVTTLVLFNPNERLDPCEVGVNVVNADNISRCFHEIQTQKVNDTWDQEKTYSFRVSTVDHYYDDENKFSLRLQLGDNVNHPIWKGFIQDEIPVRITGFYTYRNRLCYSHIDPHMKTADGIYYEQQRVGDFMLYHNTYYDIEVHEANQLCNHNYAVCTCGIAVRAGADVFIINRCGRANILEFVRSNDGGIIDVIEVNSYRYKVITPIGTIIDIALHGGSYQNTMNVDIIMSAKDLGNVQGLCGYFDGNRYNDFLRSDGVQSSNNNDYKFSESWRLSDGINLFKTRNRHLDKWAHYSEVMCHCVEPVNGSCNSILDNICRNPSSITLSKIQNANTPEKEKELDRLYHLINNTRDISQTINTDVTITEEAIRVCNESIYNSAAVVLFGTDIINEDPEEVVRQCAFDVSESVTAKAFTEDQTVV, from the exons GTAATGTGTGGGTATACCGTAGTAAATGGCACTGGACATATTAATGAAACCGTCAAGATATCATCTGAGGTAGTCAGTACATCATTTTACGCCGGATTTGAA gtcataaacaaaaatatcgAAGTCACTAAAGGATTGTCTACAATAGTTGAAGTCAAGCAGACAGTTCCGATCGGTTGCACTTACAATGAAAACGACACCGATATATGTGTTACTACTCTAGTACTTTTCAATCCCAACGAGAGATTAGATCCTTGTGAAGTTGGTGTAAATGTTGTTAATGCAGACAACATTAGCAGATGCTTCCATGAAATACAG ACACAAAAGGTAAATGATACGTGGGACCAAGAGAAGACATACAGTTTCAGGGTATCGACAGTTGATCATtattacgatgatgaaaacaaatTTAGCTTAAGACTTCAATTGGGGGACAATGTGAATCATCCCATTTGGAAGGGTTTTATTCAGGATGAAATACCG GTACGCATCACTGGTTTCTATACATACCGCAACAGGCTCTGCTACTCTCATATTGATCCTCATATGAAAACAGCCGATGGAAT TTACTACGAGCAGCAAAGAGTTGGTGACTTCATGTTATATCATAATACGTACTATGATATAGAG GTTCATGAAGCAAATCAGTTATGCAACCACAATTACGCTGTATGTACGTGTGGTATAGCTGTCCGCGCTGGAGCTGATGTATTCATTATAAATCGTTGTGGCCGAGCAAACATCCTTGAATTTGTACGAAGCAATGACGGCGGCATCATTGATGTTATTGAAGTTAACTCATACAGATACAAG GTCATTACACCAATTGGCACCATAATTGACATAGCGCTCCATGGAGGAAGCTATCAAAACACTATGAATGTTGATATAATAATGTCAGCAAAAGACTTGGGAAATGTCCAAGGTTTATGTGGATACTTTGATGGTAATAGATATAATGATTTTCTGCGAAGTGACGGTGTACAATCCAGTAATAATAATGACTACAAGTTCTCGGAGAGTTGGAG attatcTGATGGTATAAACCTATTTAAAACTCGAAACAGACATTTAGATAAATGGGCACACTACAGCGAAGTAATGTGCCACTGTGTTGAACCAGTTAACGGTAGTTGTAATTCCATACTGGACAATATATGCAGGAATCCTTCTTCTATAACACTGTCCAAAATACAAAATGCAAACACACCTGAAAAAGAAAAGGAATTAGATCGGCTATATCACCTGATAAACAATACTCGAGACATTTCACAAACG ATTAACACAGACGTGACTATAACAGAGGAAGCTATACGAGTGTGCAATGAGTCCATATACAATTCTGCCGCTGTCGTCCTTTTTGGCACCGATATTATAAACGAGGATCCTGAGGAAGTAGTTCGACAGTGCGCATTTGATGTATCA GAGAGTGTAACTGCGAAAGCTTTTACAGAGGATCAGACTGTAGTTTAG